One genomic segment of Paenibacillus sp. FSL H8-0332 includes these proteins:
- a CDS encoding CcdC protein domain-containing protein yields the protein MGNINPSLLHVGSTLGAVFMALMVIFIRMKASARPVTIRKIWIPPLGMSTGFAMFVVPEVRFPWWWAALAFLVGWFIFAYPLIRSTRFEEREGLIYAQRSKSFAFILLGLLLVRTLLHEFINRYVSVPQSGGLFFILAFGMILHWRLFMYKHYTGMLPAEPQIPQPRV from the coding sequence ATGGGTAACATCAACCCCTCACTTCTGCATGTGGGCTCCACGCTGGGGGCCGTATTCATGGCGCTGATGGTGATTTTTATCCGCATGAAGGCCAGTGCCCGCCCGGTAACCATCCGCAAAATATGGATTCCGCCGCTTGGCATGTCCACCGGCTTCGCCATGTTTGTCGTACCGGAAGTGCGCTTCCCCTGGTGGTGGGCGGCCCTTGCATTCCTGGTCGGCTGGTTTATTTTTGCCTATCCGCTAATTCGCAGTACGCGGTTCGAAGAACGTGAAGGGCTGATCTATGCCCAGCGCTCCAAGAGCTTCGCGTTCATTCTGCTTGGACTGCTGCTGGTCCGCACCCTGCTCCATGAGTTCATCAACCGGTATGTATCTGTTCCGCAATCCGGCGGATTATTCTTCATTCTGGCCTTCGGCATGATCCTCCACTGGAGATTGTTCATGTATAAGCACTACACCGGAATGCTGCCTGCCGAGCCGCAGATTCCGCAGCCCCGGGTCTAG